From the Papaver somniferum cultivar HN1 chromosome 2, ASM357369v1, whole genome shotgun sequence genome, the window TAGCTTCAAGCGCAAATGTGTATTCCTTTTGTTTTTTCATATGCTCTGGTACATTCACCTTTTGCTCTCTTAAActtacaagggaagaaaaaactTAGCCGATTGTAGGACATGTTGGTcattaaataaaatataaaaataaaaaatactatgatgggtttaggtgtagaattttaaaggtgggatTTATGGGTTCATGAGATTCAGTGAAATTACAATTCTCTTTGTATTTTTGGTTGTCCAATTCTCTTTGATTCATGTTTCCTTCAGAATTTTAATTCCACGAAATCCCCCACTTTGAGTACCATATtcccccctaagatttgctgggaaacttacgAAGGATTTATGGACCCTTATTTTTAACCCTAAAAACTGTATATCCTTACTAAATTCTCCAAACAATACATAGGATTTAAAATATATAAATCCTAACTATAGGAATTTGCACTTAGTTACCAAATGTACGAGGAATTTGCAGGAATCTGTGTATTCCATATCATGACCTATAGTTTATCTTATCAAGTATCCCATGGAAAAATAAACAACCCCATAAATCGCATTCAAAAACATGTACAAATGAGCCTTTCTAGCAAGGACTATGGGGATTGAGAGTCTctttcaaaatgaaagagttaATCAAATTAGGTTTAGAGGGAGACTCCTTTTCTCCCCAAACTCAATCACCTTCTATTTCATTCGAATGAGTGAGTGAAAGCCTAACCTATACGGCTAACAATTTGCCTTGAGAAATAAATATAGGAAAAACGAGAAACAGTTAGCCATAAATaagtaaaatgaaaataaaagggGAATTGTTTGCTGCCTatataattttcttttcaaaaaacttTTAAATTGCCGTGTAAATATGATAAAATCCTAAGTTAATAACTCAATTATCAAACCCCAAATGATGAATCCACAATCTACAAAATAATCATGTAGATCGTCTCACATATCAACTGAAAGTCTTGGAAGTAATTGAGTTTGAGTATGAGGGCTGGGGTTTGAGAAACAATGTTCAATTTTTGAAGTttgaaagaagtgaaaaggatatGGGGAGCTTCACTTTTTGATTTTTGAAGTTTGAAAGAAGTTTAGGAAGAATCGAGATTAAAACTCGATCTCTATAGTTTGAAAGCATAACACATACAATACGAAGTTTTTTTTCCTAAGTAATACTGACTGGCACATAATTCACCGTCCGAATTGGTTCTTTTCTGCCAAACGGCTAACGGTTCATTGTATAGCTTTTTGCCACTCTATTCCATCGTGGGATTTGCACTCTTTCTACTAGACACTCTTTCATTTTGAAAGGGATTGAGTATAGACTCTGAAACAATCTATGCCATAAAACTTGTAGTAAGATTATGAAAAAAGTCATTTCCTCGCTCTCACACCTAAACCAGTTCTATTAAGGGTTTTCTATCTTCTTCCTCGTAAcctaatggagaaaatcaaagaaaccccccccccccccctttctcAGTTAATTATATGTTTCCACCGGCCCTTGAGATGAATTAGGTATTAGTAGATGCTATATCTGAGgtaagatcatcacactttttcaattttaatttttgatttgagGGATTGAGGCGGTTTGGTCATGTTAAGGTTATGTTGTTCCTCTTCTGATATGtattttctagctttgtttttgGATTAAAAGCGATATTTTGGTATTCGGTACTGTAACAGTTATATTGGAAAGCTTTGATTTCCTGTGGTGTGGTCGTGTTTACAATGGGTTTTTCTGACTGCAACTTTCGTATTCAAATTCACCCTTACCAGGTATAATATTCCTTTCTATGAAAACAGTTAGGGGTTTTATGATTCAATTACAATCGGGTGTTTTTCAATTTGTATTTGGAATAGTGATTTAAGTGTTTTTATTGTGTAAAGTTTTAGTATCTTGAGATTGCAGTAAGAGAAGAAAATAGCTTGCATATCCCTACTCTATTACCTTTGCTATTATTCTCAAAGTAAATCCCTTTTCGGTTTTGAACTATCATCATATCTATCGTACCCACGTCATTGCAATACAATCAGTTGTTAAACCATAATATATCCCTTCTACAAGTTTACACTGCTCTTCAACATCTGCTCCCCTTCGTTATTGGCAACCTGAAACCTGTTTCCTCAATACCCATTCTTTAATATGCGGTTTGACTTGGTTTTTTTTTTAGTCCAGTCTCTGGGCTAATGAATATGTTTTTCCCATAACCTCTTAGGCTCCTTAAACTTGTTTTTTAGAACCATGTAAGGCggtttgttcttcattaataaaACACCAGACGATCCTTCTTTTGTCAGCACAGTTAGTCGGATTTATGTTTTAGATGGTGGTTTTTCCCAAGACCCCTAGAAAGTTTTTTAGTTGATAAAAAAATGCCTTGAATATAAGATGGTCCTTTTGTAGCACAGTTAGCTGGATTTCTGTTTTAGTTGTTGGTTTTTCTCAAGACCAGCAAAGTTCTTTCGTTGTTattaaaaaagtaaataaaaatgcCTTCATTATTCGCTGAATGTTTGAAGGAGATTTCTATTATGAGGTTGGGATTATTTTCACATGAAATGGTTTGGTTTCAGGTATTAAGCAAAGGGGGTTAACGTCTTTTGAAGACTTATTTTTCATATAGATTTGGGATTCACTTGGATTTTCTTTCAACTCTTAAATGGAGACATTTATGTTTTGGGCTTAAAAACTTGAGTCTAGTTTGCTCtggatattatatttaaattactAGATTAGATTGTTATGTTCCATAGATGAACAACAATCTCAAGGCATTCCAGTTCCACTATCAGAAAGCGAATATTTTCAACACCTTGAAGACCCTGATCCTAATGAATACTTCCTTAATGTTCCtatccaccaacaacaacaatagcaAGAAATACCACCTTCACTTTATGAATCATGAACAGTTTTTTCTCACGAAAAATTGAACATCCAATACCACAGTCTAGCACTAATATCTACTGCCTGTCGACAAACATCTTGGGTCGATGGACGCTCCACCTTTTATAGCCTACTTATACTTTAGCACTTAATCTGTAATCTAGTTTGTTCTCTGTTTAAGTAATTTAGTGTAATCTAGTTTGAGTCTGTAATTTCTTTTCTAGTTATTTACCTTAGGCTTAGTTTAATCTAGTCGAGTCTGTAATTTTCTTGTATCTTTTTCAGCTTTTTAGTAACTTTTATAATAACACTATTAACACTAATCCTTTAAGGGCGGAGATTGGATACTAGTACTTCAAGATACAATTAAAGGTACCGACTCAATTTGAAGTATGAACCAAGATGAGAAACAAGGGGGTCGACAAATATGGCTCTGACAGCACATCACAACATCAGGAGGATACAAAGGCATGAATAACATCTCAAATCAATTGCATGGAAACCCACCACCAACATCCAAGTTTCTTTTGGCACACCCATGTCccagtttttattgtggaaagcaTCCGTCGAAGATCTGCGGACCCTCGACAACTTAGACCATATCCATCTCATCAATTTTCGGTGCAATTTGGAGACCGTTGTTCGCATTCTGCTGCATTATCATGTTACACTAGATCTTTGGCTTACTGATTCAAGTGTAATTAATGAATCTGCCGATATCATTTACCCCATGTAATAGCTTATTAGTAGTATAACAAAtttcatgtttcaaaaaaaaagaaaataaaataaatctttcCCACAGTCGTTGCTTTAAGGAAAAATAAATTACAAAGCTTGACCGCCACTCCACATATTCCTGACGTGGCGAAAATCAACGCAGGTAACAACATATTAGGAAGCTCCTCGCAGAAGAGTAACATTTCCTTTACATCTCTAAAACCCTTCGTACTCAAAAGCTCACGAAAAAACCCCTTAAATATTTTTCGGCCTCACTCTGAATGGTTCTTCTCAATCTAGGGTTTCAATAATTCTCTCTCGATTTTTTCCTGATCAGTTGTCTAATCAATGGCTTCAGTTGTTCTTAGAAATCCTAATTCCAAACGTTTGGCTTCATTTTATAAATGTAGAGGAGCTCTATTAAGCAATCATTTCTCCATCTCTGAATCACACTCTGGAAATCAAGATTTAGCCTCAGATGTCTCTCCATGGTGGAGATCAATGGCTACATTTACACGGACGTGAGTAGCAAATTGACTAACTCTGTTGATTTTGTTTGTAGTTATTCATTTGTCGGTTAGACTTGATTATTCACTGAATCACATATGCGTTGAATAGATTATTATGTTACTGTTGATAGATAAGTTCTGGTTTGAAGGATTTGGGGTTTATGATGATTTAGGTTTTTTAGGATTGAGTATTAGCAACTAATCTTGAATGACCTAATTAGGATTTTACTTGATTGCAATATGGGATATTAGTGCAAAAATGGTAGAATCCTTGACGATTTGGTGCAAGCGTTCCTAATCACCTTACACCCTAATGGTGAAAAGGGCAAAATGGCATTCACTCGGGATATTCACAGTGTGCACTAATGCCGCACTCACCATAGCTAGTTTCATATTGTTTTCTTATCTATTTATTTTGGTCGAACTATTTGTTTTCTAACTAGAATGTACTTTGATCCCTGTCTGTTTTGTGTGTGACGGTGAGAGTGATTTTCTTATGTTTTGACTTTTTGCTCTTATGTTTTTTGTTGTTCTGGCAGGAAACCTCACGTAAATGTTGGGACCATTGGACATGTTGATCATGGAAAAACCACATTAACTGCTGCAATTACAAGGGTTGGTTAATTTTATGCTTACAGATCAGTGGAGGTTTTATCAATCTGTGTGATCAGCTTATACTGAAGTTCTTGTTTACTGTGTTTGATCATCAGGTTCTTTCAGAAGAAGGCAAAGCGAAGGCTATTGCTTTTGATGAGATTGACAAGGCTCCAGAGGAGAAAAAGAGAGGAATTACTATTGCAACGGTTAGGATATTAGTGTTCTCCACCTAAAGCTTACATGTCATTGGTTTATGTCATAAAGTACTGCAGTATCTGTGGAcaacatactttttttttttgaactcacTTTGCTTTCTTACTATTTGTAGGCACATGTGGAATATGAGACCGCTAAGAGGCATTATGCGCATGTCGATTGCCCAGGACATGCTGACTACGTGAAAGTAAGTCATGCATACATGCCAAACATTTAAATGTTTCTTAGGTACTTATGTTGTATGTTTGAACTGCAGAACATGATTACTGGAGCAGCCCAAATGGATGGAGGCATTCTTGTCGTATCAGCTCCTGATGGGCCCATGCCGCAGACCAAGGAACATATTTTATTGGCACGTCAGGTTGGTAATTTGAACAATTCCTGAATCACCTTTGTTAACATCTGTCTCTAGTAATGCTCTTGGGTGACTTGACATGCATTGACCAGTATATCTTTTGCTTTCATCCTCATATTAATTCATCTCTGGTTGGTAAGATGGACAGTTAACCGGTAGCAGTTAGGGAGGGTATTGATATATTGTTAATAATtgcattgcctaagtcctctaaCCACAAAATTTGCTGCTTTAATTTGCATGCGACAGGTTGGTGTGCCTTCACTTGTCTGCtttatgaataaggttgatgttgttgatgatccAGAGTTACTGGACCTTGTGGAGATGGAACTGCGTGGTATGTTGACCTTTGACTGAACTGTTCATAGTACTTATTTTTTTAAGGTTATTGTGTCTCTGTGGTATTCACTAACAGGAAATTTCTTATGGCAGAACTTCTTAGCTTCTACAAGTTTCCTGGAGATGACATTCCAATTATTAGGGGTTCAGCTTTGTGTGCCTTACAGGGGACAAATGAGGAGTTAGGGAAAAAGGCCATTCTTAAGTTGATGGATGCGGTAGATGAATACATTCCCGACCCTGTACGTCAGCTTGACAAACCATTTTTGATGCCGGTTGAAGATGTTTTCTCAATACAGGTAATCAAAAATGATTATTGGAATATTTGGTGTTGGATGATAGTCTTATAATAAAGCCCTAAAGTCCCGATTCTGGCTAGCGTGTCACTGTTACAATTACTTCAGTGACCATTTTGTAGAAATGTCACTTTTGCGTAATTACTTGTCTTCATATATTTAATTATACTTGAACCCTAACTATCAAAATCCATCATTTTGGcaatgtgttttttcttttcttgtatttAAGGGACGTGGAACTGTTGTTACTGGTCGCATTGAGCAAGGAATGATAAAAACTGGAGAAGACGTTGAGATTTTGGGATTAATGCAGGTAATATTTGAACTACAGCTGTTTTGCGCAGTTACTGCGATGGTTAATGAGGTGATATTGCAGCTGAGTGTCAATTGAGTTCCCTTAGTTTTCCACCCCATAGTGTTGGTCTTGATAGTGTCTTGCTACTAATAGAGTATTAGTCTGCCTACTTTTGACTTAACAATAACTGTTGTCTACAGGGTGGTCCTTTGAAGAGTACCGTGACTGGTGTAGAAATGTTCAAGAAGATCTTAGATCATGGGGAAGTAAGTGCTCGTTATCTTACCAGATTTTAATCGCCGAGTCTTATTTAATGATGTTGTCTAAATTGTTGAAGTGTCTATATTTTCCTAGGCTGGAGATAATGTGGGCCTTCTGTTACGTGGTTTAAAGCGTGATGATGTCCAACGAGGACAAGTAAGTATAGAAGATTTGCaccatatatttttttatctatCACTGATGGAATCTGTCAACTGCATAGAGATCTAAAATAGAATTCGATTTTTGTACCGCCCGTGCTGTTTTTTTTAGAATATAAGATACTTATCAAGAAGCAAAAAAGCTGAGTTCTTGGGTTAGATGGTTTCCTTCTTTACAAATGCTGTTCACATATTTTTGGTAACACTTATGACATCATTATGTCGAACACAGGTAATCTCAAAACCTGGTGCTCTGAAAACATATAAAAGATTCGAGGCAGAAATCTACGTCCTCACAAAGGATGAAGGTGGACGCCATACAGCTTTTTTCTCAAACTACAGGCCTCAGTTTTATCTGAGAACTGCTGATGTCACTGGGAAGGTCGAACTGCCTGAGGATGTCAAGATGGTTATGCCCGGTGATAACGTCACAGCAACTTTTGAGCTGATATCAGCCGTTCCACTTGAATCAGGtgtgttttttttaattttttttacagtGGGCTAAAACTTTATGGTAGCACGGACTTTTAGGGCATCTTTTTTCACCTAGAAGCTGTGTTACAAGGacactcaaacaaaaaaaaaagcgcCGTGACGACACGCGATGAACGGACACAGGTCAATTACCAAGACAAGaataaaatatttaataaaattaaaaaatactTCAGCTATACATTTCATATTTAtattaggaaagaaaatattttcttcattctAACTTGTATAACCTTTGTCTTTAGTAAAAACATATTTTCTTAGCTTCAATAAGGAGTTTTGTCTTTAGTAATAAAAATAGAGACACTCCCGAATATCTCCACTGATCTCCATTAGATTTTATTAGCAAAAATGGAGATATTCTCCCGCAACTACAGCTATATCTATGAGATGATGGAGATACGTAGAAATATCAATGGAGTATGTATTTCTGATGCCTTTTTTGtaaatcatatacatgtgtaagTATTTTGTTATGCTCGCTATCCGTGTCCCTGTTTTCGAGTTTTTTAAGTTGTTGTGTCAAGGTAACGTATTGGACACAATACACCGACACCGTGTCCGTGTCCTTGTAACACAGCCTAGAAGGCTTATGGTAGCAACTGCTAGTAATGTGTGTTGATGCGTGTTATCTGTAAAATATATAGTTGTACATTTCATGTTAGGTTATACCTTGTTGTAACTTGTTGTCATGCAGTTTTTCTAGATGACTAGAACTTAACCATTTTTTTTGTCAATTTTGTTTATCACTTGTCACTGTTATATGTACCCTTGAAAGCACTAAGCATTCTTAATTTCTTGTGCTAATTGTTTGTCAGGTCAAAGATTTGCCTTGAGAGAGGGAGGCAGGACAGTGGGTGCAGGAGTAGTTTCAAAGGTTATCAGCTAATCTGTTCCAACCACGCCATATTTCTGTTATTCTCTAATCTTGCGACTGAGGAAAATATTACCTATTCATGAAATATTGTCATGTGGTAGAATTGTAGCCCACACAGTAGATGTTCGTTTTGAGCATTCTTAGAGAAGTGAAATTGATGCTTTGAGATTTTGCATTAGTCTCAAAAATTCCAAAAATGATGATAGTATGCAGTTCTGTGAGGGTACAGTTTTCTTGGATATGTTAGAATTGTCATAAAGT encodes:
- the LOC113350156 gene encoding elongation factor Tu, mitochondrial-like, with the translated sequence MASVVLRNPNSKRLASFYKCRGALLSNHFSISESHSGNQDLASDVSPWWRSMATFTRTKPHVNVGTIGHVDHGKTTLTAAITRVLSEEGKAKAIAFDEIDKAPEEKKRGITIATAHVEYETAKRHYAHVDCPGHADYVKNMITGAAQMDGGILVVSAPDGPMPQTKEHILLARQVGVPSLVCFMNKVDVVDDPELLDLVEMELRELLSFYKFPGDDIPIIRGSALCALQGTNEELGKKAILKLMDAVDEYIPDPVRQLDKPFLMPVEDVFSIQGRGTVVTGRIEQGMIKTGEDVEILGLMQGGPLKSTVTGVEMFKKILDHGEAGDNVGLLLRGLKRDDVQRGQVISKPGALKTYKRFEAEIYVLTKDEGGRHTAFFSNYRPQFYLRTADVTGKVELPEDVKMVMPGDNVTATFELISAVPLESGQRFALREGGRTVGAGVVSKVIS